From Leptospira brenneri:
AAAAAGAACTCTCCCTCCTCGTAGAATCCACTTGTAACGGGTTGGAATCTCTACAAATAAAAAAGGGAGATTTCTCCCTTCCACAACACCCGTATACATTTCTCTTTTAATTAAACAGACGCAGCAGATGACGCGATCATTCCAAATACTTCGCGAAACTGTGCATTCCCATCAATGATAACATCGGAGATACGTTTGTTCATGATTCGTACTTCCGAAAGGTCAACATTTTTGATAGTCACCCTTCTTAGATCACATTCACCGAATAGAGCTTTGTTCAGTTTTACATTTTCGAATTTTACTTGTTCGAAACCTGTCTTTTTCCAACCCTCTCCTGTGTTTATCAACACATCGCTGAACATACAATTTTCAAAAGTTGATTTTTCCATTCGCGTCAAACGAATAATAAACTGATCCGTCGTAACGTCATTCAAGGTGAGACTTTGAATTCTCGACGCTTGTATTTCCATTCCCTTTAATTTCGATGCGGAAATTTCTATGTGACTGCACTGTGCCCCTTCAAATTTAGAAGAAGTAACATCTGATCCATCATTGATGGAGAGTTCCTTGATAGATGCAGCTGTAAAAAGACAATTTGTAACATTGGAAGACGTTATCGATACCTTTTTCAGGTTAGAACTACTGATCTCCACGTCATCAAATTGTCCATCTTCCACTTGCAGTTGTTCAAGGTTGCTTGCGGATATTTCACCATTCTGAAAAGAACCTCGCTGGATTTTGAATCCACTGAGATTACTTTTGTTTACTGCATTGGAAATAAAATCCGTGTCATGTAAAACAACCTGTTCCATAGAAGACATTCGGATCGTATTATTTTTGAATTGAAAACGTTCCCCTTTGGGGATTTGCACTCTGGACATCGAAAGATTATTTTCTTTCAGATCACTCGCATACAATCCTTCTACATCATTGGAAAATTTTCCAAACTGTTCCGCCATCGATCGAAAACTCCAAGGTTTCGGTTTAGTTTCATCAGACATTATAGACTGTGACAACTCGGCAATAAGT
This genomic window contains:
- a CDS encoding pentapeptide repeat-containing protein, whose protein sequence is MKDEIQKVIQLVKDGKITDAQGAELIAELSQSIMSDETKPKPWSFRSMAEQFGKFSNDVEGLYASDLKENNLSMSRVQIPKGERFQFKNNTIRMSSMEQVVLHDTDFISNAVNKSNLSGFKIQRGSFQNGEISASNLEQLQVEDGQFDDVEISSSNLKKVSITSSNVTNCLFTAASIKELSINDGSDVTSSKFEGAQCSHIEISASKLKGMEIQASRIQSLTLNDVTTDQFIIRLTRMEKSTFENCMFSDVLINTGEGWKKTGFEQVKFENVKLNKALFGECDLRRVTIKNVDLSEVRIMNKRISDVIIDGNAQFREVFGMIASSAASV